From Deltaproteobacteria bacterium, the proteins below share one genomic window:
- a CDS encoding type II toxin-antitoxin system HipA family toxin codes for MSPALDVWWDGAVVGRLAQDRHGELGFVYSPDWLQREDAPALSASLPKRPEPYSRRECRPFFGGLLPEEGQRQAVARALGVSGGNDFALLDKLGGDVAGALQLLPPGELPRPAGAVHPRLLDEAGLMDRLDALSTRPLLAGEEGLRLSLAGSQTKVPVVLVDGEVALPSPGQPTTHILKPSIPRFPGTTENEAFVMGLAAAAGLAVAPVEPRSVRHRTFLLVSRYDRAASADGRVRRIHQEDFCQALAINPERKYSAEGGPTLKDCFALLRRVALRPAVDVLKLLDAVIFNLIVGNADAHGKNFSILYDEDGPRLAPLYDLLATVAYPELSPGMAMKIGRRSTLDAMDRRAWAAFAADATLGLPLIRRRVAEIGEAVKTHAAEVANGLMEPGLDANVLSWIAEMAAIRASRCMLTIRQ; via the coding sequence ACGTTTGGTGGGACGGCGCGGTCGTCGGCCGGCTCGCGCAAGACCGCCACGGCGAGTTGGGTTTCGTCTATTCACCCGACTGGCTTCAACGTGAAGACGCCCCGGCCTTGTCGGCCTCTTTGCCCAAGCGCCCGGAGCCGTATTCCCGCCGCGAATGCCGACCGTTCTTCGGCGGCCTCCTCCCGGAAGAAGGCCAGCGCCAAGCGGTGGCGAGGGCGCTCGGCGTCTCCGGCGGCAACGACTTCGCGCTTCTCGACAAGCTCGGCGGCGACGTTGCCGGCGCCCTGCAACTCCTGCCTCCTGGAGAGCTGCCTCGGCCCGCTGGTGCGGTTCACCCGAGACTCCTTGATGAAGCCGGTCTGATGGATCGGCTCGATGCGCTCTCGACGCGTCCGCTACTGGCCGGCGAAGAGGGTCTGCGGCTGTCGCTGGCCGGCTCCCAGACGAAGGTCCCCGTGGTCCTTGTCGACGGCGAGGTCGCGTTGCCCTCGCCCGGACAACCCACCACCCACATCCTCAAGCCGTCGATTCCGCGTTTCCCCGGCACCACCGAGAACGAAGCCTTCGTCATGGGTCTCGCGGCGGCGGCCGGGCTGGCCGTCGCACCAGTCGAACCCCGCTCGGTGCGGCACCGCACGTTCCTGCTGGTTTCGCGTTATGACCGAGCCGCCAGCGCCGACGGCCGCGTACGGCGCATCCATCAGGAAGACTTCTGCCAAGCCCTCGCCATCAACCCCGAACGGAAATACTCGGCCGAGGGGGGCCCCACTCTCAAGGACTGCTTCGCGTTGCTGCGCCGGGTAGCGTTGCGTCCCGCCGTGGACGTCCTGAAGCTGCTCGACGCCGTAATCTTCAACCTGATCGTCGGGAACGCCGACGCCCACGGCAAGAACTTCTCGATCCTGTACGACGAGGACGGTCCGCGTCTGGCACCGCTCTACGACCTGTTGGCCACGGTCGCGTACCCCGAACTCTCGCCCGGGATGGCCATGAAGATAGGCAGACGGTCGACGCTGGACGCGATGGACCGCAGGGCCTGGGCCGCGTTCGCGGCTGACGCGACCCTCGGCCTCCCGCTGATTCGCCGCCGGGTCGCCGAGATCGGCGAGGCCGTGAAGACCCACGCGGCGGAAGTCGCCAACGGGCTCATGGAACCGGGACTGGACGCAAACGTCCTGTCATGGATAGCCGAAATGGCCGCCATCAGGGCGTCACGGTGCATGCTCACCATACGGCAGTGA